One window of Parus major isolate Abel chromosome 12, Parus_major1.1, whole genome shotgun sequence genomic DNA carries:
- the LRRN1 gene encoding leucine-rich repeat neuronal protein 1, translating into MAKVRVVLTVCQLVLELLMNSLTESSIQSNECPQLCVCEIRPWFTPQSTYREATTVDCNDLRLTKIPSNLSSDTQVLLLQSNNIAKTTDELQQLFNLTELDFSQNNFTSIRDVGLSNLTQLTTLHLEENQITEMTDYCLQDLCNLQELYINHNQISSISANAFSGLKNLLRLHLNSNKLKVIDSRWFDSTPNLEILMIGENPVIGILDMNFKPLSNLRSLVLAGMYLTDIPGNALVGLDSLESLSFYDNKLVKVPQLALEKVPNLKFLDLNKNPIHKIQEGDFKNMLRLKELGINNMGELVSVDRYALDNLPELTKLEATNNPKLSYIHRLAFRNVPALESLMLNNNALNAVYQKTVESLPNLREISIHSNPLRCDCVIHWINSNKTNIRFMEPLSMFCAMPPEYRGQQVKEVLIQDSNEQCLPMISHETFPNHLNLDIGMTVFLDCRAMAEPEPEIYWVTPLGNKVTVESLSDKYKLSSEGTLEISNIQVEDSGRYTCVAQNIEGADTRVATIRVNGTLLDGTQVLKIYVKQAESHSILVSWKVNSNVMTSNLKWSSATMKIDNPHITYTARVPVDVHEYNLTHLQPSTDYEVCLTVSNIHQQTQRSCVNVTTKNAAFALDISDQETSTALAAVMGSMFAVISLASVSVYIAKRFKRKNYHHSLKKYMQKTSSIPLNELYPPLINLWEGDSEKDKDGSAETKPTQVDTSRSYYMW; encoded by the coding sequence ATGGCAAAGGTTAGAGTTGTTTTAACTGTCTGCCAGTTGGTGCTAGAATTGTTAATGAATTCATTAACTGAGTCTTCCATACAGAGCAATGAATGTCCACAGCTTTGTGTCTGTGAAATCAGGCCCTGGTTTACACCCCAGTCAACCTACAGGGAAGCCACCACAGTTGACTGCAACGACCTCCGGCTAACAAAAATCCCCAGCAACCTCTCCAGTGACACTCAAGTCCTTCTGCTACAAAGCAACAACATTGCAAAGACCACAgatgagctccagcagctctttaATTTAACAGAATTggatttttcacaaaataactTCACAAGTATCAGAGATGTGGGGCTCTCCAATCTCACTCAGCTTACGACTTTGCACCTGGAGGAGAACCAGATCACGGAGATGACTGACTACTGCCTGCAAGACCTCTGCAATCTGCAGGAGCTCTACATAAATCACAACCAGatcagcagcatctctgcaaaCGCATTCTCTGGCCTGAAAAACCTTCTGAGATTACACCTCAACTCCAACAAATTAAAGGTTATTGACAGCCGCTGGTTTGATTCTACTCCCAACTTAGAGATTCTCATGATTGGAGAAAACCCAGTGATTGGAATACTTGATATGAATTTCAAACCACTCTCAAACTTAAGGAGTCTCGTTTTGGCAGGTATGTACCTCACAGACATTCCTGGCAATGCCTTGGTAGGCTTGGATAGTCTTGAAAGTCTTTCTTTTTATGACAACAAATTGGTAAAAGTTCCTCAGCTTGCACTTGAGAAAGTTCCCAATTTAAAATTCCTGGATCTCAACAAAAATCCAATTCATAAAATTCAAGAAGgggattttaaaaacatgctcAGATTGAAAGAGCTTGGGATCAACAACATGGGAGAGCTCGTGTCCGTCGACAGGTACGCGCTGGACAACCTGCCTGAACTCACAAAGCTGGAAGCCACCAACAACCCAAAGCTGTCTTACATCCATCGCCTGGCGTTCCGCAACGTCCCTGCCCTGGAGAGCCTCATGCTCAACAACAATGCCTTGAACGCTGTCTACCAAAAGACGGTGGAGTCCCTCCCAAACCTGCGTGAGATCAGCATCCACAGCAACCCGCTCAGGTGTGACTGCGTCATCCACTGGATCAACTCCAACAAAACCAACATCCGCTTCATGGAGCCTCTCTCCATGTTCTGTGCCATGCCCCCGGAGTACCGGGGACAGCAGGTGAAGGAGGTGCTGATACAGGATTCAAACGAACAATGTCTTCCAATGATCTCTCACGAGACCTTTCCCAACCACTTAAACCTGGACATCGGCATGACGGTGTTTTTAGATTGCCGGGCCATGGCAGAACCTGAGCCAGAAATCTACTGGGTCACTCCTCTGGGCAATAAAGTCACGGTGGAAAGCCTCTCTGACAAATACAAACTGAGCAGCGAGGGCACCTTGGAGATCTCCAACATCCAGGTGGAGGACTCCGGGAGATACACCTGTGTGGCTCAGAACATAGAAGGGGCTGACACGAGGGTCGCCACCATCCGGGTGAACGGAACGCTCCTGGATGGCACCCAGGTCCTGAAGATCTACGTTAAACAAGCCGAATCCCATTCCATCCTGGTTTCTTGGAAAGTCAATTCCAACGTCATGACGTCCAATTTGAAATGGTCATCGGCCACGATGAAGATCGACAACCCTCACATCACCTACACCGCCAGGGTCCCGGTGGATGTGCACGAATACAACCTCACACATTTACAACCCTCTACAGATTATGAAGTGTGTCTGACGGTGTCCAACATCCATCAGCAAACACAGAGATCCTGTGTCAACGTCACCACCAAAAACGCGGCTTTTGCGCTGGATATTTCCGACCAGGAAACCAGCACGGCACTGGCAGCGGTGATGGGATCCATGTTCGCTGTCATCAGCCTCGCCTCCGTCTCTGTTTATATTGCAAAAAGGTTTAAGAGGAAAAACTACCACCACtcattgaaaaaatatatgcaaaagaCCTCTTCAATCCCCCTGAACGAGCTCTACCCTCCACTTATTAATCTCTGGGAAGGTGACAGTGAAAAAGACAAGGATGGCTCTGCAGAGACCAAGCCAACCCAAGTCGACACATCCAGAAGCTATTACATGTGGTAA